From the genome of Amycolatopsis sp. NBC_01488, one region includes:
- the rhaI gene encoding L-rhamnose isomerase produces the protein MGDLTAVKAALRAQRIETPSWAYANSGTRFKVFPQPGVPRTPEEKIADAATVHRFTGVAPSVALHIPWDRVDDYGALTAYARDAGVEIGAINTNVFQDEDYKLGSVTNPDAGIRRKATDHLLEAISIMDATGSRDLKLWFSDGINYPGQDDLRDRQDRLAAALKETYDRLGDHQRMLLEYKLFEPAFYATDVPDWGTSYAHCIELGEKATVCIDTGHHAPGTNIEFIVAFLLRAGKLGAFDFNSRFYADDDLMVGAADPFQLFRIMYEIVRGDALDPAYGIAFMLDQCHNIEAKIPAIIRSVMNVQEATAKALLVDRPALRVAQQAGDVLGANAVLMDAYNTDVRPLLAELREDAGLDPDPVAAYHRSGYQEKIVAERAGGTQAGWGA, from the coding sequence ATGGGCGACTTGACGGCCGTGAAAGCGGCTTTGCGGGCCCAGCGCATCGAAACGCCGTCGTGGGCGTACGCGAACTCGGGCACGCGCTTCAAGGTGTTCCCGCAACCGGGCGTCCCGCGGACGCCCGAAGAGAAGATCGCCGACGCCGCGACCGTGCACCGCTTCACCGGGGTCGCCCCGAGCGTCGCGTTGCACATCCCGTGGGACCGCGTCGACGACTACGGTGCCCTGACCGCGTACGCGCGTGACGCCGGTGTCGAGATCGGCGCGATCAACACCAACGTGTTCCAGGACGAGGACTACAAGCTCGGCTCGGTCACGAACCCGGACGCCGGCATCCGCCGCAAGGCCACCGACCACCTCCTCGAGGCGATCTCCATCATGGACGCGACGGGTTCGCGCGACCTCAAGCTGTGGTTCTCCGACGGCATCAACTACCCCGGCCAGGACGACCTCCGGGACCGCCAGGACCGGCTGGCCGCGGCGTTGAAGGAGACCTACGACCGGCTCGGCGACCACCAGCGGATGCTGCTGGAGTACAAGCTCTTCGAGCCGGCGTTCTACGCCACCGACGTCCCGGACTGGGGTACGTCGTACGCCCACTGCATCGAGCTGGGGGAGAAGGCGACGGTGTGCATCGACACCGGCCACCACGCCCCCGGCACGAACATCGAGTTCATCGTCGCGTTCCTGCTGCGCGCCGGGAAGCTCGGCGCGTTCGACTTCAACTCGCGCTTCTACGCCGACGACGACCTCATGGTCGGGGCGGCGGACCCGTTCCAGCTGTTCCGGATCATGTACGAGATCGTCCGCGGCGACGCCCTCGACCCGGCGTACGGCATCGCGTTCATGCTCGACCAGTGCCACAACATCGAGGCCAAGATCCCGGCGATCATCCGGTCGGTGATGAACGTCCAGGAGGCCACGGCCAAGGCGCTGCTCGTCGACCGTCCCGCTCTGCGCGTGGCCCAGCAGGCAGGGGACGTGCTCGGCGCGAACGCCGTGCTGATGGACGCCTACAACACCGACGTCCGGCCGCTGCTGGCCGAGCTGCGCGAGGACGCCGGGCTCGACCCGGACCCCGTCGCGGCCTACCACCGCAGCGGGTACCAGGAGAAGATCGTGGCCGAGCGCGCCGGCGGCACGCAGGCCGGATGGGGAGCATGA